From Methylomonas sp. EFPC3, a single genomic window includes:
- the hflK gene encoding FtsH protease activity modulator HflK, with product MNNPRPLFDRWPQSLPVPVPPAAVLLGIGGLIVFSMCFYTIPAESEGIVLRFGEFIEQVPSGLHAKLPFGVDEVITVPTQRQQKLEFGFATPGFTNPDQAGEEPELERAMVTGDLNSALVEWIVQYRITDPEKYLFDVRDPGLTLRDISEAAMREVVGDRSVDEIITIGRQEIEETVLARVRELAERYRLGVTINQVQLKNVNPPEPVQPSFNEVNRAQQDRENVINLANGEYNKAVPKARGEADQRIRAAEGYRFKRINEAEGDVTAFNQVLEQYLKAPEVTRARIYLETMAEVLPQAKQQIIVDDTVQQILPLLAVPGPSGVEVAK from the coding sequence ATGAACAATCCTCGACCCCTTTTCGACCGTTGGCCGCAGTCGTTGCCGGTGCCGGTGCCGCCGGCAGCCGTGCTGCTCGGCATCGGCGGCCTGATTGTCTTCAGCATGTGTTTTTACACGATTCCGGCCGAGTCGGAAGGCATCGTCTTACGCTTCGGCGAATTCATCGAGCAAGTGCCGTCCGGCCTGCATGCCAAGTTACCGTTTGGAGTCGATGAAGTGATAACCGTGCCGACCCAACGCCAGCAAAAGCTGGAATTCGGCTTCGCCACGCCCGGTTTCACCAATCCGGATCAGGCCGGCGAAGAGCCGGAGCTGGAGCGGGCAATGGTGACCGGGGATTTGAACTCGGCGCTGGTGGAATGGATCGTGCAGTACCGGATCACCGACCCGGAAAAGTATTTGTTCGATGTGCGTGATCCCGGCCTGACCTTGCGCGACATTTCCGAAGCAGCGATGCGGGAAGTGGTCGGCGATCGCTCGGTGGACGAAATCATCACCATCGGCCGGCAGGAGATCGAAGAAACCGTGCTGGCACGGGTACGCGAACTGGCCGAACGCTATCGTTTGGGCGTCACGATCAATCAGGTGCAATTAAAAAACGTCAATCCGCCGGAGCCGGTGCAGCCATCGTTTAACGAGGTCAACCGGGCGCAGCAGGACCGGGAGAACGTGATCAATCTGGCCAACGGCGAATACAACAAGGCGGTGCCGAAGGCGCGCGGCGAGGCCGACCAGAGGATACGCGCCGCCGAGGGTTACCGCTTCAAACGGATCAACGAAGCCGAAGGCGACGTCACCGCTTTTAACCAAGTCCTGGAACAGTATTTGAAGGCGCCGGAAGTCACTCGCGCCCGGATATACCTGGAAACCATGGCCGAGGTGCTGCCGCAGGCCAAACAACAAATCATCGTTGACGACACGGTGCAACAGATTCTGCCGCTGTTGGCGGTGCCAGGTCCGTCAGGTGTCGAGGTGGCGAAATGA
- a CDS encoding peroxiredoxin has translation MNRFSALLIPLVLFFGGLPPAFAEQLQIGNTAPTFQAKTHDGGEFDLNSRRGNGWTVLYFYPKAGTPGCTAQACAFRDAIQAIRQQGAEVYGLSTDSVAELAKFHREHKLGFTLLSDPDASVTEAYGAKMPVLTMAKRWTFIIDPELKVRRIDNDVDPALDAQKVAAALKQLQGKP, from the coding sequence ATGAATCGATTCAGCGCCTTATTGATCCCACTCGTACTGTTTTTCGGCGGCCTGCCGCCTGCCTTTGCCGAGCAATTGCAAATCGGCAATACCGCACCCACGTTTCAGGCCAAGACCCACGACGGCGGCGAGTTCGACCTGAACTCGCGCCGCGGCAATGGCTGGACCGTACTGTATTTTTATCCCAAAGCCGGGACGCCGGGCTGTACCGCCCAGGCCTGCGCCTTCCGCGACGCGATTCAGGCCATACGCCAGCAAGGTGCCGAGGTTTACGGCCTCAGTACCGATTCGGTTGCCGAATTGGCCAAATTCCACCGCGAGCACAAACTCGGCTTCACGCTGCTCTCCGATCCGGACGCCAGCGTCACCGAAGCTTACGGCGCGAAAATGCCGGTGTTGACCATGGCCAAACGCTGGACTTTCATCATCGACCCCGAATTGAAGGTGCGCCGTATCGACAACGATGTGGACCCGGCCCTGGACGCCCAAAAAGTCGCGGCGGCACTAAAACAACTGCAAGGCAAACCCTGA
- a CDS encoding O-acetyl-ADP-ribose deacetylase, with product MHPTISAIHSDITELAVDAIVNAANSSLLGGGGVDGAIHRKAGPELLAECRSLGGCATGEAKLTKAYRLSAKYVIHTVGPVWRGGSENEATLLAACYRNSLRLAAAQRLESLAFPCISTGIYGYPPREAAEIAVDTVVGFLGDPAYRLAVTFCCFSEADLHIYRALLNKAV from the coding sequence ATGCACCCGACTATCTCCGCCATTCATTCAGACATTACCGAACTGGCCGTCGATGCCATCGTCAATGCCGCTAATTCTTCGTTGCTCGGCGGCGGCGGGGTGGATGGGGCGATTCATCGTAAGGCGGGACCGGAATTATTGGCTGAGTGCCGCAGCTTGGGCGGTTGTGCGACCGGAGAGGCCAAGCTGACCAAAGCCTACCGCTTGTCGGCCAAATACGTCATTCATACCGTGGGGCCGGTCTGGCGTGGCGGCTCGGAAAACGAGGCTACGCTGTTAGCCGCCTGTTACAGAAATTCGCTGCGGCTGGCGGCGGCGCAGCGGCTGGAGAGTCTGGCCTTTCCCTGCATCAGTACCGGTATTTACGGTTATCCGCCGCGCGAGGCTGCGGAAATTGCCGTCGATACCGTTGTGGGCTTTTTAGGTGACCCGGCGTATCGGCTGGCCGTGACCTTTTGCTGTTTCTCGGAAGCGGATTTGCATATCTACCGCGCCTTGTTGAACAAGGCGGTTTAA
- a CDS encoding rubredoxin, giving the protein MAEYKKYHCRECEHIYDEAKGDPDSGIAPGTRWEDIPDDWQCPICGAPKSFFQLLNY; this is encoded by the coding sequence ATGGCCGAATACAAAAAATACCATTGCCGCGAATGCGAACACATTTACGACGAAGCCAAAGGCGATCCGGACAGCGGCATCGCTCCCGGCACCCGCTGGGAAGACATCCCGGACGACTGGCAATGTCCGATTTGCGGCGCGCCGAAAAGCTTTTTCCAACTGCTTAATTATTAA
- a CDS encoding EAL domain-containing protein, whose product MNRPRRYSSFTNSVLLSALSLALLVASIFLYLHLETRIDAAEQSGLARQCTADALRQTAVESRRLALAYVIRGELSDRQRHREIRDSRNAGGAVRSDSMREADFTAAELAKLTQAQAKADQLADIELAAVQLVENGVHDELERLKAAAMLESQAYRQTEAEFLQTLAEAGAMARSRTALLVKHNRDIAAALGLAVAAAGLMLALALWRVHRSVFGILGAAPEEVRTQIARLGRGDFAQQPPVPDDLSDSVMGWLSETQRQLAQVDAERREAEAKTQRLTQLYAALSQCNQAIVRCSSEAELFPQICRDAVMFGGMKMAWIGMLDPSGQYLLPVASYGSGVEYLADIEISIDPRQDSGCGPSGTALREDRVYWCQDYLNDPATSVWHDRGARCGWLASAALPLHRNGTPVGTLNLYADSVNAFDFSARNLLLEMAMDIDHALTGFERDAERQHALQMETLRTFMLERLNSGGSLRELLDEVVRKLESAMPDCICSVLLLDESGRQVRVAAAPGLPDFYNRAIDGCEIGPGVGSCGNTAFTGQRTVVADIAQHPYWKNFKELAAQAGLGACWSEPILGSGKKVLGTFAIYQRYPASPDHFALRLLDMVAHFVALAIERKQTEEHIYHLANYDPLTGLPNRSQLNNHLKCALGLAQRANGQLALMFLDIDHFKDVNDTLGHSVGDALLVELALRLRAALRVEDIVTRLGGDEFIVLLPGANANSAAVIAQKLLDAISEPFRIEHHDLIMSASIGVALYPDDGEDLETLSKSADTAMYRVKLEGRHGCRFFTPEMHANSARNLQLVTGLRHALERGELELHYQPQLSLKTDKITGAEALLRWRHPELGLVSPAEFIPVAEDSGLILPIGEWVIRTAVRQARQIMAEGLGPLVMAVNLSAVQFSQPTLPDLVGGILAEEGLPPEYLELELTEGVAMNHPQTAIAAMENLHRRGIRVAIDDFGTGYSSLSYLKKFKVYKLKIDQSFVRDITTDAEDKAIVSAVISLADSLGLATIAEGVETPEQKAFLRQQGCDEMQGYLFSRPLTVAQLMDFLR is encoded by the coding sequence ATGAACCGGCCGCGCCGTTATTCCAGTTTTACCAACAGTGTTTTGCTCAGTGCGCTGAGCCTGGCGCTGCTTGTCGCTTCGATTTTCCTCTATCTCCATCTCGAAACCCGAATTGACGCTGCCGAACAGTCGGGCCTGGCGCGGCAGTGTACGGCCGACGCGTTGCGGCAAACTGCCGTCGAATCGCGGCGGCTGGCGCTTGCTTATGTCATTCGCGGCGAGCTAAGCGACCGGCAGCGTCACCGAGAAATCCGGGATAGCCGTAACGCTGGCGGTGCGGTGCGGTCGGATTCAATGCGCGAGGCTGACTTTACCGCTGCGGAATTGGCGAAACTGACGCAGGCGCAGGCCAAAGCGGATCAGTTGGCGGATATCGAATTGGCAGCGGTGCAATTGGTCGAAAACGGCGTACACGACGAACTGGAACGACTAAAGGCGGCGGCGATGCTCGAAAGCCAAGCCTATCGCCAAACCGAGGCCGAATTTCTGCAGACGCTCGCCGAGGCCGGCGCTATGGCGCGGAGCAGAACGGCATTGCTGGTAAAACACAATCGCGATATTGCAGCAGCGCTTGGCTTGGCCGTGGCAGCGGCTGGCCTGATGCTGGCGTTGGCGTTATGGCGGGTCCATCGCAGTGTGTTCGGCATTTTGGGCGCCGCGCCGGAAGAAGTGCGTACTCAAATCGCCCGTTTGGGTCGCGGCGATTTCGCGCAACAGCCGCCAGTACCGGATGATTTGAGCGATAGCGTGATGGGCTGGTTATCGGAAACTCAACGCCAGTTGGCGCAAGTCGATGCCGAGCGGCGGGAAGCGGAAGCCAAAACCCAACGTCTGACTCAGCTGTACGCGGCATTGAGCCAGTGCAATCAGGCCATCGTCCGCTGCAGTTCCGAAGCCGAATTGTTTCCGCAAATTTGTCGCGATGCGGTCATGTTCGGTGGCATGAAAATGGCCTGGATCGGCATGTTGGACCCAAGCGGGCAGTACCTGCTGCCGGTGGCGAGTTACGGTAGCGGTGTGGAATATCTGGCCGACATCGAGATTAGTATCGATCCCAGACAAGACTCCGGTTGTGGACCAAGCGGAACCGCGTTGCGTGAAGACCGGGTTTACTGGTGTCAGGACTATCTGAACGATCCGGCGACATCGGTGTGGCACGACCGCGGCGCCCGTTGCGGCTGGCTGGCATCGGCGGCTTTGCCCTTACACCGGAATGGCACGCCGGTCGGGACTTTGAATCTGTATGCCGATAGCGTCAATGCGTTCGATTTTTCGGCCCGCAATTTGTTGTTGGAAATGGCGATGGACATCGACCACGCCTTGACCGGCTTCGAACGCGATGCCGAGCGCCAGCACGCCCTGCAAATGGAAACTTTGCGCACTTTCATGTTGGAGCGGCTGAACAGCGGCGGTTCCTTGCGGGAGTTGTTGGACGAAGTGGTGCGTAAATTGGAAAGCGCAATGCCGGATTGTATTTGTTCGGTATTGCTGTTGGACGAAAGCGGGCGGCAGGTGCGGGTTGCCGCGGCGCCCGGTTTGCCGGATTTTTACAACCGGGCGATCGACGGATGCGAAATAGGTCCCGGAGTCGGTTCTTGCGGCAACACTGCATTTACCGGTCAACGTACTGTTGTTGCCGACATCGCTCAACATCCGTATTGGAAAAACTTTAAAGAGTTGGCGGCGCAAGCCGGCCTGGGGGCTTGCTGGTCGGAGCCGATTTTGGGTTCCGGAAAAAAAGTGCTGGGTACCTTTGCGATTTACCAGCGCTACCCGGCGTCTCCGGATCATTTTGCTTTGCGTCTGCTGGATATGGTGGCGCATTTTGTGGCTTTGGCCATCGAGCGCAAACAAACCGAAGAACACATTTACCATTTGGCCAACTACGACCCGTTGACCGGCTTGCCTAACCGCAGCCAGCTAAACAACCACTTGAAATGCGCGTTGGGACTGGCCCAGCGGGCTAACGGCCAACTGGCGCTGATGTTTTTGGACATCGACCACTTCAAAGACGTCAACGATACCTTGGGACACAGCGTGGGCGATGCCTTGCTGGTCGAATTGGCTTTGCGCTTGCGTGCCGCGCTAAGGGTGGAGGATATCGTTACCCGACTGGGCGGGGACGAGTTCATCGTGCTGCTGCCGGGCGCCAATGCCAATAGCGCGGCGGTGATCGCCCAAAAATTGTTGGACGCGATTTCCGAACCGTTTCGTATCGAGCATCACGATTTGATTATGAGCGCGTCCATCGGTGTCGCGTTGTATCCTGACGACGGCGAGGATCTGGAGACCTTATCGAAAAGCGCCGATACCGCGATGTACCGGGTGAAATTGGAGGGCCGCCACGGTTGCCGTTTCTTTACGCCGGAAATGCACGCCAATTCGGCGCGGAATCTGCAATTGGTCACCGGCCTGCGCCACGCGCTGGAGCGCGGCGAACTGGAGTTGCACTACCAGCCGCAGTTGTCGTTGAAAACCGACAAGATAACCGGCGCCGAAGCCTTGCTGCGTTGGCGTCATCCCGAACTGGGCCTGGTATCGCCGGCAGAATTCATTCCGGTCGCCGAGGATAGCGGTCTGATCCTGCCGATCGGGGAATGGGTGATCAGAACCGCGGTTCGCCAAGCCAGGCAAATCATGGCCGAAGGGCTGGGGCCTTTGGTCATGGCGGTGAATTTGTCCGCGGTGCAATTTAGCCAGCCGACTCTGCCGGATTTGGTTGGCGGCATCTTGGCCGAAGAAGGCTTGCCGCCGGAATATCTGGAATTGGAGTTGACCGAAGGCGTGGCGATGAACCATCCGCAGACGGCGATTGCAGCAATGGAGAATCTGCACCGGCGCGGTATCCGGGTCGCCATCGACGATTTCGGCACCGGTTATTCGTCCTTGAGTTATCTGAAGAAATTCAAAGTCTACAAACTGAAAATCGACCAGTCGTTCGTGCGGGATATCACCACCGACGCCGAAGACAAAGCGATCGTCAGCGCAGTGATCAGTCTGGCCGACAGCCTGGGTTTGGCGACCATCGCCGAAGGCGTCGAAACGCCGGAGCAGAAAGCCTTCTTGCGCCAGCAAGGCTGCGACGAAATGCAGGGCTATCTGTTCAGCCGGCCGTTGACCGTCGCCCAGTTGATGGATTTTTTGCGCTAA
- a CDS encoding DUF2905 domain-containing protein: MEPGKALISIGALLLALGLVINYAPWLVSWFGKLPGDIRIQNKNSFVFIPITSMIVASVLITVLANLFFRK; the protein is encoded by the coding sequence ATGGAACCCGGCAAAGCCTTGATAAGTATTGGCGCCCTGCTTCTGGCCCTGGGTTTGGTCATCAACTACGCGCCTTGGCTGGTCAGTTGGTTCGGCAAATTGCCCGGCGACATTCGTATTCAAAATAAGAACAGCTTTGTGTTCATTCCGATCACGTCGATGATCGTGGCCAGTGTGCTGATCACTGTGCTGGCTAATCTGTTTTTTCGAAAATGA
- a CDS encoding DUF4145 domain-containing protein, producing the protein MSKPDYSWTCPYCRQVATIKPDNVSSYLHTFERNNKLGLLGLYTYATVCPNSKCRDFTIIASLYNAQHTTNGVRVVGEPIIRWDLKPQSSAKPFPDYIPPPIRQDYEEACLICSLSPKASATLSRRCLQGIIRDYWGITKARLVDEIAELKDKIDSTTWQAIDAVRSIGNIGAHMEKDINLIVDVEPQEADLLIRLIEVLLEEWYIRRHERDEHMQKVIAAAQGKASAKNGDNH; encoded by the coding sequence ATGTCCAAGCCCGACTACTCCTGGACCTGCCCTTACTGTAGGCAAGTAGCAACAATTAAACCTGACAACGTCAGTAGCTATCTGCACACCTTCGAGCGGAATAACAAGCTCGGCTTGCTGGGCCTTTATACTTACGCAACTGTTTGCCCCAACAGTAAATGTCGGGATTTCACGATCATCGCTTCACTCTATAACGCTCAGCACACCACCAATGGCGTTCGCGTTGTCGGTGAGCCGATCATTCGTTGGGATCTCAAACCACAGTCATCGGCAAAGCCATTTCCAGACTACATTCCGCCCCCCATCCGCCAAGACTATGAAGAAGCATGTCTGATTTGCAGTTTGAGCCCAAAAGCGTCAGCGACACTTTCGAGGCGCTGCCTTCAGGGAATTATTAGGGACTATTGGGGCATTACGAAAGCGCGCCTAGTGGATGAGATTGCCGAACTTAAAGACAAAATCGACTCCACAACTTGGCAGGCCATTGATGCCGTTCGAAGCATCGGCAATATTGGGGCGCACATGGAGAAGGACATCAACCTTATCGTTGATGTTGAGCCGCAAGAGGCGGACCTGCTCATACGCCTGATCGAAGTTCTTCTGGAAGAGTGGTACATCCGCCGTCACGAACGCGACGAACACATGCAGAAGGTTATCGCAGCGGCTCAAGGAAAGGCTTCCGCAAAGAATGGCGACAATCACTAA
- a CDS encoding YqiA/YcfP family alpha/beta fold hydrolase, translated as MNNLVVYNHGKDSIPWGEKALALAEVARSRGFEFISPDYQASNDPEWRIDRLLAMDLRGYQRIVLAGSSMGAYVATVAAETIKPHGLFLIAPAFYLSGYARHRFAPGTDNIEVFHGWQDDVVPPENAWRFCREHRARLHMLDSDHRLLSILPLMVMTFDRFLAELTP; from the coding sequence ATGAATAACCTGGTGGTATACAACCACGGCAAGGACAGTATTCCGTGGGGCGAAAAAGCCCTGGCGCTGGCCGAGGTGGCCAGGAGCCGCGGTTTCGAGTTTATTAGCCCGGACTATCAGGCCAGCAACGATCCGGAATGGCGAATCGATCGACTGTTGGCGATGGATTTGCGCGGTTACCAGCGGATCGTGCTGGCCGGCTCGAGCATGGGCGCTTACGTGGCGACCGTCGCCGCCGAAACGATCAAGCCGCATGGCCTGTTTTTAATTGCCCCGGCGTTTTACCTGTCCGGTTATGCGCGCCACCGTTTCGCCCCCGGCACCGACAACATCGAGGTATTTCACGGCTGGCAAGACGACGTCGTGCCGCCTGAAAACGCTTGGCGCTTTTGCCGCGAGCACCGCGCCCGCTTGCACATGCTGGACTCGGACCACCGCCTGCTCAGCATTTTGCCGCTGATGGTGATGACCTTCGACCGCTTCTTGGCCGAACTTACGCCTTAA
- the hflC gene encoding protease modulator HflC — protein sequence MSGAGKSLGLIAIALVFLLTCAYTVNQTEQVIVTQFGKPVGPPITEPGLHFKLPLVQQINSFDKRYLAWDGPMVEMSTKDKTYVQVDTFARWRITDPMRYYLRLRDERSAQSRLEDILGSETRTAIARHELIEVVRTDKDRKPMQDESLAGLASEAGIGVLRPIRVGRVAIERDVFNAAAPKLAEFGIELLDVRFKRINYNRQVLERIHQRMISERLQIAQRFRSEGEGEAARIHGNKERDINEIESAAYKQVQEIQGAADAKAAEIYAKAYAQKPEAAEFYKFLKSMETYRAVIGGEASLVLSTNSDLFGLLKRADAKGR from the coding sequence ATGAGCGGCGCCGGAAAATCGTTAGGCTTAATCGCGATCGCGCTGGTTTTTTTGCTGACCTGTGCCTACACCGTCAACCAAACCGAGCAGGTCATCGTTACCCAATTCGGCAAGCCGGTCGGGCCGCCCATCACCGAGCCGGGTTTACATTTTAAATTGCCGCTCGTGCAACAAATCAACAGCTTCGACAAGCGCTATCTGGCTTGGGACGGGCCGATGGTGGAAATGTCGACCAAGGACAAAACCTACGTTCAGGTCGATACTTTTGCCCGCTGGCGCATCACCGATCCGATGCGCTACTACCTGCGGCTGCGTGACGAGCGTAGCGCCCAATCCCGGCTGGAAGACATCCTGGGCAGCGAAACCCGTACCGCAATCGCCCGTCATGAACTGATCGAGGTGGTCCGCACCGACAAGGATCGCAAGCCGATGCAGGACGAGAGTCTGGCAGGCCTCGCCAGCGAAGCCGGAATCGGCGTGTTGCGGCCGATCCGGGTTGGCCGGGTAGCGATCGAGCGCGATGTATTCAACGCGGCAGCGCCGAAATTGGCCGAGTTCGGCATCGAATTACTGGACGTACGCTTCAAACGGATCAATTACAACCGGCAAGTGTTGGAGCGGATACACCAGCGTATGATCAGCGAGCGCCTGCAAATTGCGCAACGTTTCCGCTCGGAAGGCGAGGGCGAAGCCGCCCGTATCCACGGCAACAAGGAACGCGATATCAACGAGATCGAATCCGCGGCTTACAAACAGGTCCAGGAAATTCAAGGCGCGGCCGACGCCAAGGCCGCCGAGATTTACGCCAAAGCCTACGCACAAAAGCCGGAAGCGGCGGAGTTCTATAAATTCCTGAAAAGTATGGAGACTTATCGGGCCGTGATCGGCGGCGAAGCCAGTCTGGTGCTGTCCACCAACAGCGACTTATTCGGCCTGTTGAAACGCGCTGATGCCAAAGGGCGTTGA